In the genome of Vicia villosa cultivar HV-30 ecotype Madison, WI linkage group LG7, Vvil1.0, whole genome shotgun sequence, one region contains:
- the LOC131616965 gene encoding uncharacterized protein LOC131616965 has product MSQHSSNRTRQKRKHIPAAQIILRRRIIREHRTTTEQGTIGKDNLTSRPYYPTRFQQKRSMDQQKQHGGQRTWRSKPKRSFTPLYMPLSQALQRLLSQNLVTLLPPYSAPVNPVPGYKHHARCAYHSDSPGHDTEDCGPLKHKIQDLIEEGLVEFEDPHKSNAIGG; this is encoded by the exons ATGTCGCAACATAGCAGCAACCGCACGCGACAAAAACGGAAACACATACCCGCCGCCCAAATCATCCTCCGACGGCGAATCATACGCGAGCACCGCACCACCACAG agcaaggaaccattgggaaggataacctaacatcccggccatattatccaacaagatttcagcagaagagatcaatggatcagcaaaagcaacatggtggccaacgcacctggaggtccaaaccaaaacgatcattcactccgttgtatatgccattgtctcaagctttgcaacgtttgctcagtcagaacttggtaactctgctacctccatactcagctccagttaACCCCGTTCCCGGGTACaaacatcatgctaggtgcgcttatcattcagacagtcctggtcatgatacagaggattgtgggccgttgaagcacaagatccaagatttgattgaagaagggctcgttgagttcgaagatcctcacaagtctaatgccataggtggctag